In the genome of Urocitellus parryii isolate mUroPar1 unplaced genomic scaffold, mUroPar1.hap1 Scaffold_4259, whole genome shotgun sequence, one region contains:
- the Rmi2 gene encoding recQ-mediated genome instability protein 2, with the protein MAAAPDAGGSPGAVRLPRSPPFKVLAEQLRRDAEGGPGAWRLSRAAGRRPLELAAVWMQGTVVAAGGDGARLRDPSGAFSVRGLERVPRGRPCLVPGKYVMVMGVVQACSPEPCLQAVKMTDLSENPLHESMWALEVEDLHRSIP; encoded by the exons ATGGCGGCGGCTCCGGACGCGGGCGGCAGCCCGGGGGCCGTGCGGCTGCCGCGGTCGCCGCCGTTCAAGGTGCTGGCGGAGCAGCTGCGGCGCGACGCGGAGGGCGGGCCCGGCGCCTGGCGGCTGTCCCGGGCGGCGGGCCGCAGGCCGCTGGAGCTGGCGGCCGTGTGGATGCAGGGCACCGTGGTGGCGGCGGGCGGCGACGGGGCGCGGCTGCGGGACCCGAGCGGGGCCTTCTCGGTGCGCGGCCTGGAGCGGGTGCCGCGCGGGCGGCCCTGCCTCGTCCCAG GGAAGTATGTGATGGTGATGGGAGTGGTGCAGGCCTGCAGCCCCGAGCCCTGCCTTCAGGCCGTCAAGATGACCGACCTCTCCGAGAATCCCCTCCATGAAAGCATGTGGGCACTGGAGGTGGAAGATCTGCACCGCAGCATTCCTTAG